Proteins co-encoded in one Thermomicrobiales bacterium genomic window:
- a CDS encoding ABC transporter permease, with translation MAGARNADIDEHERIGARGDVRSSQRGLWSDAWKRLRRNKAAVASVVFIVALGLVALFAPLLAPHDPNSASPTALPFSPPFWAAGNDPRYLLGTDMLARDVLSRLIYGARVSLAVGLVPAAIVTVIGALVGLTAGWAGGWVDDLLMRMVDAVYAFPAFLFFIVLATILRDSWFGHLMGGLVMLFTAFAIVGWTDMARLVRGQVLTVKQREYVEASRAIGAPPSRIILKHILPNSLAPLVVAIAFEIPAYVLAEASLSFLGLGVQPTVASWGQMVYDSFPAILGRSEFVLMPSLLIAGIMLAFTFLGDGLRDALDPKDTQQS, from the coding sequence ATGGCGGGTGCTCGAAACGCCGATATTGACGAGCACGAACGGATCGGGGCCAGGGGCGATGTACGATCGTCACAGCGAGGGCTCTGGTCGGACGCCTGGAAGCGGCTACGCCGGAACAAAGCCGCCGTTGCCAGTGTCGTCTTCATCGTGGCACTGGGGCTGGTCGCGCTGTTCGCGCCGCTCCTGGCGCCCCACGACCCGAACTCCGCGTCCCCTACGGCTTTGCCCTTCTCGCCTCCCTTCTGGGCGGCGGGGAACGACCCGCGCTACCTGCTCGGCACTGACATGCTGGCGCGCGATGTGTTGAGTCGGCTCATCTACGGCGCGCGGGTCAGCCTGGCGGTTGGACTGGTGCCGGCCGCAATCGTCACCGTGATCGGCGCTCTGGTTGGCCTGACCGCCGGCTGGGCAGGCGGCTGGGTCGACGATCTGCTGATGCGGATGGTCGACGCCGTCTACGCGTTTCCCGCCTTCCTCTTCTTCATCGTCCTGGCGACCATTTTGCGTGATAGCTGGTTTGGACATCTCATGGGCGGGCTGGTGATGCTGTTCACCGCGTTCGCCATCGTTGGCTGGACCGATATGGCGCGTCTCGTCCGTGGCCAGGTACTGACGGTCAAGCAACGGGAGTATGTCGAAGCGTCACGGGCGATCGGCGCGCCGCCCTCGCGGATCATCCTCAAGCACATCCTGCCGAACAGCCTCGCGCCGCTAGTCGTGGCGATCGCGTTCGAGATTCCCGCCTACGTGCTTGCCGAGGCATCGCTGAGCTTCCTCGGGCTGGGCGTTCAGCCGACCGTGGCGAGTTGGGGACAGATGGTCTACGACAGCTTCCCGGCTATCCTCGGTCGATCAGAATTCGTGCTCATGCCGTCGTTGCTGATCGCCGGGATCATGCTCGCCTTCACCTTCCTCGGCGATGGGTTGCGTGACGCGCTCGATCCCAAGGACACGCAGCAGTCCTGA
- a CDS encoding SPFH domain-containing protein, translated as MDYIVVTLGVLFVLAALAGLVALVNTNIIKVPPSTVAIFSGRKRIIDNPETGERQTVGYRIIKGGSSVRIPILERVDYLSLNVITIPLKIQSAYTKEGVPVAVDAVANVKVGSDDYSIGNAIERFLSMDPDQIRNVIFQTMEGHLRSILGTLTVEEINTDRQAFAQRMTAESAQDLRRMGIDIDVLTIQQISDPNGYLDALGQRRTAEVKRDAEIGRAEAERDARTRSALAMQAAATAEAQADAQISSAQRDTNVAKAGFDASVQAERSKASQAGPRAEAEAQREVVIAQQQVELARTEASIAVQEMEVKRKERELEATVLKQADAERQATIVTAEGAKQAAILQAEGDRQATVTRAEAQSRERELLGAGEASRIRQEGIADADAKKALAEALQAELTAAAEGARAKLLAEAEGRRAALFAEADGKRQMAEALNAYEARAMQLLMYQTFVEQLPKIVEAAALPLSTIDRVVMIDSGNGASDGGGAIGRYANELPLIVERMTESFAAVTGVDLKQAFADRVGGGPPASARTIIDPTDDEK; from the coding sequence ATGGACTACATCGTCGTGACGCTCGGCGTCCTCTTCGTTCTTGCCGCGCTGGCCGGCCTGGTCGCGCTGGTCAACACCAACATCATCAAGGTTCCGCCAAGCACCGTCGCCATCTTCTCCGGCCGCAAACGCATCATCGACAATCCGGAGACCGGGGAGCGACAGACGGTCGGCTACCGCATTATCAAGGGTGGCTCGAGTGTTCGAATCCCGATCCTTGAACGGGTGGATTACCTCTCCCTCAACGTCATCACCATTCCGCTGAAGATCCAGTCCGCATACACCAAGGAGGGCGTGCCGGTCGCAGTCGACGCCGTCGCGAACGTCAAGGTCGGCTCCGACGATTATTCGATTGGCAACGCCATTGAGCGCTTCCTCAGCATGGATCCCGATCAGATTCGCAACGTCATCTTCCAGACGATGGAGGGCCATCTTCGCTCCATCCTTGGCACGCTCACCGTCGAAGAGATCAACACCGACCGGCAGGCTTTCGCCCAGCGAATGACGGCGGAATCCGCGCAAGACCTTCGTCGGATGGGTATCGATATCGACGTACTGACCATTCAGCAGATCAGTGACCCGAATGGATATCTGGACGCGCTCGGCCAGCGGCGCACCGCCGAGGTCAAGCGCGACGCCGAGATCGGCCGGGCCGAAGCCGAACGCGACGCTCGCACTCGTTCCGCGCTGGCGATGCAGGCCGCCGCAACCGCCGAGGCCCAGGCCGACGCGCAGATCTCGTCCGCTCAGCGGGATACCAATGTCGCCAAGGCCGGCTTCGACGCCTCCGTCCAGGCGGAACGCTCGAAAGCATCACAGGCCGGCCCGCGCGCCGAAGCAGAGGCGCAGCGCGAAGTCGTCATCGCCCAGCAGCAGGTCGAGCTGGCTCGCACCGAGGCGTCCATCGCGGTTCAGGAGATGGAAGTCAAGCGCAAAGAGCGCGAGCTGGAAGCGACGGTCCTCAAGCAGGCCGACGCTGAGCGCCAGGCCACCATCGTCACAGCTGAGGGCGCGAAGCAGGCCGCCATTCTGCAGGCGGAGGGCGATCGCCAGGCGACAGTCACCCGCGCAGAGGCACAATCGCGCGAGCGCGAACTGCTCGGCGCTGGCGAAGCGTCCCGCATTCGTCAGGAAGGCATCGCTGATGCCGACGCCAAGAAGGCGTTGGCGGAAGCGCTGCAAGCCGAGCTAACGGCCGCGGCTGAAGGTGCCCGTGCCAAGCTGCTGGCCGAGGCCGAAGGCCGCCGGGCGGCCCTTTTCGCCGAGGCCGACGGCAAACGCCAGATGGCCGAGGCGCTCAACGCCTACGAGGCGCGAGCGATGCAGCTCCTGATGTATCAGACCTTCGTCGAACAGTTGCCGAAGATCGTCGAGGCTGCGGCTTTGCCACTCTCGACCATCGATCGTGTCGTCATGATCGACAGCGGCAACGGCGCGAGCGATGGAGGCGGCGCGATCGGTCGCTACGCCAACGAGCTCCCATTGATCGTCGAACGGATGACTGAGAGCTTTGCCGCCGTCACCGGCGTCGACCTCAAGCAGGCATTCGCCGATCGTGTCGGAGGCGGCCCTCCCGCATCCGCCCGAACGATCATCGATCCCACCGACGACGAGAAGTAA
- the aroE gene encoding shikimate dehydrogenase — MSDSRRIGLIGDPVEHSLSPFFQQPALDSLGLDIRYELWPTPLAALPGRLDDLRAGRALGANVTVPHKEAVFAAMDDVSDLALRAGAVNTIVPRNGRLFGDNTDIHGFVVPLREREVRFEELDAIVLGAGGAARGIVVALLNAGVRRIHVLNRTIARAEHLAAALGDDRVRSATSNQAQALASDAGLIVNATSIGWQGHDLPLDPAAFGVMPPAAIAYDLTYRETPYLRAARAAGLATIDGLPMLVHQGARSFELWTGQPAPIDIMWSAALAARAARGG, encoded by the coding sequence GTGTCAGACAGTCGCCGCATCGGGCTGATCGGAGATCCGGTCGAACACTCGCTTTCGCCTTTCTTCCAGCAGCCTGCGCTCGATTCGCTTGGTCTGGACATTCGCTACGAGCTCTGGCCGACACCGCTAGCGGCACTGCCAGGCCGGCTTGACGATCTTCGCGCAGGTCGCGCGCTCGGCGCGAACGTCACTGTCCCACACAAAGAGGCAGTGTTCGCCGCTATGGACGACGTCAGCGATCTGGCTCTCCGGGCGGGCGCGGTCAACACGATCGTCCCGCGCAACGGCCGTCTATTTGGCGACAACACCGACATCCACGGCTTCGTTGTGCCGTTGCGGGAACGCGAGGTTCGATTCGAGGAGTTGGACGCGATTGTGCTCGGCGCTGGCGGCGCCGCCCGAGGGATTGTTGTTGCGCTGCTCAACGCGGGCGTTCGCCGCATCCATGTCCTCAACCGAACCATCGCTCGGGCGGAACACCTCGCCGCGGCGTTGGGTGACGACCGCGTCAGGTCTGCGACGTCCAATCAGGCGCAGGCACTCGCATCCGATGCCGGCCTGATCGTCAACGCGACATCGATCGGCTGGCAGGGACACGATCTACCGCTCGACCCCGCGGCCTTCGGCGTCATGCCTCCGGCGGCAATCGCCTACGACCTGACCTATCGCGAGACTCCGTACCTGCGCGCTGCCCGCGCGGCCGGCCTCGCAACGATCGACGGCCTACCGATGCTCGTCCACCAGGGCGCTCGCTCGTTCGAGCTCTGGACCGGCCAGCCAGCGCCGATCGATATCATGTGGAGCGCTGCTCTCGCAGCCCGCGCGGCGCGGGGCGGCTGA
- a CDS encoding DUF92 domain-containing protein, translated as MASTAISLAGWRARALAPSGAVTATVVGTSILGRLSWPGGVLLGAFFVSSSLLSRLSPEQEIAARGGQRDMIQVLANGGVAAATAMACDRRALLTVAASLAAATADTWATEIGATSSARPRLIVSRRPVVAGTSGGVTTRGLSGALAGAGLLGLTTVAVSKTWPHAWRNGGVVLLAGMAGSLMDSVLGELVQERRWCPRCEKPTEAKVHRCGESTVVVGGWPGISNDVVNVLCTFSGALVGGTLGR; from the coding sequence ATGGCGTCCACCGCCATTAGCCTGGCTGGTTGGCGAGCACGGGCCCTCGCGCCGAGCGGAGCTGTGACGGCAACCGTCGTGGGAACGTCGATTCTCGGCCGGCTATCCTGGCCCGGCGGGGTGTTGCTCGGAGCGTTCTTCGTGTCTTCCAGTCTGCTCTCGCGGCTTTCGCCAGAGCAGGAAATCGCCGCAAGGGGCGGTCAGCGCGACATGATACAGGTGCTCGCCAATGGTGGTGTCGCGGCTGCCACGGCGATGGCATGTGACCGCCGGGCGTTGTTGACGGTAGCCGCGTCTCTCGCGGCAGCAACAGCCGACACCTGGGCAACGGAAATCGGGGCGACTTCGTCAGCCCGACCGCGCCTCATTGTTTCGCGGAGGCCGGTGGTCGCTGGGACTTCTGGCGGGGTAACAACACGCGGGTTATCTGGCGCTCTGGCAGGGGCCGGACTTCTCGGACTAACGACTGTTGCAGTTAGCAAGACATGGCCCCATGCCTGGCGCAATGGAGGTGTCGTCCTCCTGGCCGGCATGGCTGGGTCGCTGATGGATAGCGTGCTTGGCGAGCTAGTCCAGGAGCGCCGCTGGTGCCCGCGCTGCGAGAAGCCGACCGAGGCGAAGGTCCACCGTTGCGGTGAGTCGACGGTCGTTGTCGGCGGATGGCCGGGGATTTCCAACGACGTGGTGAACGTCCTCTGCACGTTCTCGGGCGCACTCGTCGGAGGTACTCTCGGTCGATAG
- a CDS encoding RidA family protein — protein sequence MVIEQRLEELGITLPKGPSPVANYVRYVQTGNLLYLSGTGPSRDGEYAFVGQVPTDVSIDEGYQAARIAGLNLLATAKDALGDLDRVRRVVKVLGMVNCAPGFGDQPKVMNGFSDLMVEVFGDAGRHARSAVGMAGLPGNIPVEIEVILEVE from the coding sequence GTGGTCATCGAGCAGCGGCTTGAGGAATTGGGCATCACGTTACCGAAGGGTCCGTCGCCGGTCGCAAACTACGTCCGGTATGTCCAGACGGGAAATCTGCTCTATCTCTCCGGCACCGGGCCATCGCGGGATGGTGAGTACGCCTTCGTCGGGCAGGTTCCAACGGATGTGTCGATTGATGAGGGATATCAGGCGGCGCGTATCGCCGGCCTGAATCTGCTTGCGACCGCGAAGGACGCGCTGGGAGATCTCGATCGCGTGCGGCGAGTGGTCAAGGTGCTGGGGATGGTGAACTGCGCGCCGGGATTCGGGGATCAGCCGAAGGTTATGAATGGATTCTCGGACCTGATGGTTGAGGTCTTCGGCGACGCCGGCCGGCACGCCCGCTCGGCGGTCGGGATGGCTGGGCTTCCCGGGAATATCCCGGTGGAGATCGAAGTGATTCTCGAAGTCGAATAG
- a CDS encoding protein-L-isoaspartate o-methyltransferase 1, which yields MLVEAEALRLIQVAVERVGGPRVVVGSPRHPFALNSTDEQDVEGQTVIIHYSEMSSPALAEVAGWIFEVRVDEYVLMQRPRPGR from the coding sequence ATGCTGGTTGAAGCCGAGGCGTTGCGGTTGATCCAGGTGGCGGTCGAAAGGGTCGGCGGGCCGCGAGTCGTCGTGGGCAGCCCCCGGCACCCGTTCGCGCTGAACTCAACCGACGAGCAGGATGTCGAGGGGCAGACGGTCATCATTCATTATTCCGAGATGAGTAGCCCCGCGCTTGCTGAAGTCGCTGGTTGGATCTTCGAGGTGCGGGTAGACGAGTATGTGCTGATGCAGCGACCTCGACCGGGACGCTAG
- the mltG gene encoding endolytic transglycosylase MltG, which yields MTSRTRQLIVIGSVIVLALAIVFVTQIIIVRALDNPDTTTGESVYFTVDQGESVDSIADRLKTDGLIRSPAYFRFRVRIAGLGSDIIAGRYRIDSTMSTTQIIHLITSREAALAQEVQVRFVEGWRTEQYVEALTNAHVIASADDFMTATREQKWNDKFAFLHTRPSGVALEGYLFPDTYNFRLDSSPEDVLTTLLNTFQERVHPETITETDQMGLTLHQVITIASIIEREAVLPEERPIIASVYYNRIEQGMPLQADPTVQFELGRPGNWWPELTPDDIQQNGRYNTYLNPDLPPGPICNPGLASIEAALRPAQTNYLYFVARGDGSHAFAVTAEEHQQNVDKYVKGH from the coding sequence GTGACATCACGCACCCGGCAACTCATCGTGATCGGCTCCGTTATCGTCCTCGCCCTGGCGATTGTCTTTGTCACCCAGATCATCATCGTGCGCGCCCTCGACAACCCGGACACGACGACCGGAGAGAGCGTCTATTTCACCGTCGATCAGGGCGAATCAGTAGATTCTATCGCCGACCGCCTCAAGACCGACGGGCTGATCCGCTCGCCCGCGTACTTTCGCTTTCGGGTTCGCATCGCCGGCCTCGGCAGCGACATCATTGCCGGCCGCTATCGGATCGATTCGACGATGTCGACGACGCAGATCATCCATCTCATCACCTCTCGCGAGGCTGCGCTCGCTCAGGAGGTTCAGGTTCGCTTCGTCGAGGGTTGGCGCACCGAGCAGTACGTAGAGGCGCTCACCAACGCGCATGTCATTGCTTCCGCCGATGACTTCATGACGGCGACTCGCGAGCAGAAGTGGAACGACAAGTTCGCATTCCTCCACACCCGACCGAGTGGAGTTGCGCTGGAGGGCTATCTCTTTCCCGACACGTACAATTTCCGGCTCGACTCAAGCCCGGAGGATGTCCTGACGACGCTGCTCAATACGTTCCAGGAGCGCGTCCATCCTGAAACCATCACCGAAACCGACCAGATGGGTCTCACGCTTCACCAGGTCATCACGATAGCCTCGATCATCGAACGCGAGGCGGTTTTGCCGGAAGAGCGGCCGATCATTGCATCGGTCTACTACAACCGCATCGAGCAAGGGATGCCACTTCAGGCAGATCCAACCGTGCAGTTCGAGCTCGGGCGACCAGGAAACTGGTGGCCGGAACTGACCCCCGACGACATTCAACAGAACGGGCGCTACAACACGTACCTCAACCCCGACCTGCCACCGGGCCCAATCTGCAATCCGGGCCTCGCATCAATCGAGGCCGCACTTCGGCCGGCCCAGACAAACTACCTCTACTTCGTCGCGCGTGGCGACGGCTCCCACGCATTTGCCGTCACAGCCGAAGAGCACCAACAGAACGTCGACAAGTACGTGAAGGGACACTGA
- a CDS encoding Lrp/AsnC family transcriptional regulator: protein MARPVDILDRAIIKRLQDDGRMSSAEIARQLGVAERTVRARIDRLVSDKVIRLVASIVPSTVGYAVTADVFLEVEAGRIQSVASLIAAKPEVGYIGLTTGDRDISLQIHAESVEKLYDFVTKELGTISGVVRTNTFIIPKILKTHFDFVGPGMRIDEESEREADFGPRRIGS, encoded by the coding sequence ATGGCACGACCGGTGGATATCCTCGACCGCGCCATCATCAAGCGATTACAGGATGACGGTCGGATGTCCAGCGCCGAAATCGCGCGACAACTGGGCGTCGCCGAGCGGACTGTGCGCGCTCGCATCGATCGGCTGGTCAGCGACAAGGTGATTCGGCTGGTTGCATCGATCGTCCCATCCACCGTCGGCTATGCCGTCACCGCCGACGTCTTTCTCGAGGTCGAAGCCGGCCGCATCCAGAGCGTCGCGTCCCTCATCGCGGCCAAGCCCGAGGTCGGCTACATCGGCTTGACGACAGGCGACCGCGATATCTCACTCCAGATTCACGCGGAGTCTGTCGAGAAGCTCTACGATTTCGTGACCAAGGAGCTCGGCACAATCTCGGGGGTTGTCCGCACGAACACGTTCATCATTCCGAAGATTCTCAAGACACACTTTGACTTCGTCGGGCCGGGCATGCGCATCGATGAGGAATCGGAGCGCGAAGCAGACTTCGGGCCGCGCCGCATCGGCAGCTGA
- a CDS encoding M20 family metallopeptidase, with product MSLSETITVTPELDAWLRETRRMIHVNPELLCEEVATSELVQKHLKEAGVTFRKGVGGDGRPLYMDAEMIKRAQIKTFPITGGTGVLAEIRGTRGAGPGKCVLLRADMDALPMDEINDVEYKSRNPGKMHACGHDCHTTILMGVAEILQNMSHLFDGTVKLMFQPGEEGAGGAVAMIHDGILDNPPVDAAFALHVSTEHPAGHVSTGPGPHAAAADTIEINVTGKGGHAAFPHTTIDATYVAAQILIALQSIVSREVNPIDTAVVTISTLHAGTASNVIPQTAQLTGTVRTYNPEIRDLIQQRMNEMVPAIAAAHRAEAELIYLRGYPAMVNDPAMTQLATDTCVELLGADHVHHGAPIMAGEDFAYVLERAPGCMVSLGVRNDEKGMIYPPHHPRFDADEDALAVGVRVLSAIALRYLGADI from the coding sequence ATGTCGCTGTCAGAAACGATCACCGTCACACCGGAGCTCGACGCATGGCTGCGCGAGACACGACGCATGATCCACGTCAACCCCGAGTTGCTCTGCGAAGAGGTTGCCACCTCTGAGCTCGTCCAGAAGCATCTGAAAGAGGCCGGCGTCACGTTCCGTAAGGGAGTTGGCGGCGACGGCCGGCCACTCTACATGGACGCTGAAATGATCAAGCGTGCCCAGATCAAGACCTTCCCGATCACCGGCGGCACCGGCGTCCTCGCGGAGATCCGCGGCACACGCGGCGCTGGCCCTGGCAAGTGCGTGCTCTTGCGCGCCGATATGGACGCGCTGCCGATGGACGAGATCAACGACGTTGAGTACAAGTCGCGCAACCCCGGCAAGATGCACGCATGCGGCCACGACTGCCACACGACCATCCTGATGGGCGTCGCAGAGATCCTCCAGAATATGAGCCACCTCTTCGATGGCACCGTCAAGCTCATGTTCCAGCCCGGGGAAGAGGGCGCTGGCGGCGCGGTCGCAATGATCCACGACGGCATCCTCGACAACCCGCCAGTGGATGCTGCGTTCGCGCTTCACGTGTCGACTGAGCACCCGGCCGGCCACGTGTCAACCGGCCCTGGGCCACACGCCGCAGCCGCCGATACCATCGAGATCAACGTCACGGGCAAGGGTGGGCATGCCGCCTTCCCACACACCACCATCGATGCCACCTACGTTGCCGCCCAGATCCTCATCGCGCTCCAGTCGATCGTCAGCCGAGAGGTGAATCCCATCGACACCGCGGTAGTGACAATCAGCACCCTCCACGCCGGAACCGCTAGCAACGTCATCCCCCAGACAGCGCAACTCACCGGCACCGTGCGAACATACAACCCGGAGATCCGCGACCTCATCCAGCAGCGCATGAACGAGATGGTGCCAGCTATCGCCGCGGCCCACCGCGCCGAAGCCGAGCTGATCTATTTGCGCGGCTATCCTGCCATGGTCAACGACCCGGCTATGACGCAGTTGGCGACCGACACATGCGTCGAGCTACTGGGCGCTGACCATGTTCATCACGGCGCGCCGATCATGGCCGGCGAGGACTTCGCCTACGTCCTCGAACGCGCCCCGGGCTGCATGGTCTCACTCGGCGTTCGTAACGACGAGAAGGGCATGATCTACCCGCCGCATCATCCCCGCTTCGACGCCGACGAAGACGCTCTCGCTGTCGGCGTCCGCGTGCTCTCGGCCATCGCTCTGCGGTACCTCGGCGCGGACATCTAG
- a CDS encoding polyprenol monophosphomannose synthase, with translation MDNNLRRERRAPNRGLYPEVGSARPLIIIPTYNERDNISEILPQILHYPQFQVLVVDDNSSDGTADSVRAAMLDFPDRIHLIEREGKLGLGTAYIAGFHWALAREYTHIFEMDADFSHHPAALPRMLHASRQADLVIGSRYVPGGRTVNWSPVRKVISRGGSLYARTILGLPIRDLTGGFKCFRRHVLESIDLDSVESTGYAFQIELTYRAALAGATIVEIPITFSERLHGTSKMSSTIFFEAMYRVLQLRLEAGSGWATGADTLGVPVD, from the coding sequence ATGGACAACAACCTGCGTCGCGAACGCCGAGCCCCCAACCGAGGCCTGTATCCCGAAGTCGGCTCGGCGCGTCCGCTCATCATCATTCCTACCTACAACGAGCGTGACAACATCAGCGAGATCCTGCCTCAGATCCTCCATTACCCTCAATTTCAGGTGCTGGTCGTCGATGACAATTCATCCGACGGCACCGCCGATAGCGTTCGCGCAGCGATGCTCGATTTTCCCGATCGGATCCACCTCATCGAGCGCGAAGGCAAGCTCGGTCTTGGCACTGCCTACATCGCAGGGTTCCACTGGGCCCTCGCCCGCGAGTACACGCACATCTTCGAGATGGACGCCGACTTCTCGCACCATCCTGCCGCGCTGCCTCGGATGCTTCATGCCAGCCGGCAGGCCGATCTCGTAATCGGCTCTCGCTATGTGCCTGGCGGGCGCACCGTGAATTGGTCGCCCGTTCGTAAGGTTATCTCCCGCGGCGGCTCGCTCTACGCGCGCACCATCCTCGGGCTGCCCATCCGGGATCTGACCGGCGGGTTCAAATGCTTCCGCCGCCACGTCCTCGAATCCATCGACCTCGACAGCGTCGAATCAACCGGATACGCGTTCCAGATTGAGTTGACCTATCGTGCCGCGCTGGCCGGTGCGACGATTGTCGAGATTCCGATCACCTTCTCCGAACGTCTCCACGGGACATCCAAGATGAGCTCAACGATCTTCTTTGAGGCAATGTATCGGGTGCTGCAGCTTCGCCTTGAGGCTGGAAGTGGCTGGGCTACCGGCGCCGACACTCTCGGCGTCCCGGTGGATTGA